In Crassostrea angulata isolate pt1a10 chromosome 4, ASM2561291v2, whole genome shotgun sequence, one genomic interval encodes:
- the LOC128181667 gene encoding uncharacterized protein LOC128181667, giving the protein MDIIQRIENLKMEDEAWELLKSNLRDLEEPKNVLLVGSFGAGKSSFINTVITALTGKYDYYADVGSGSRHSTTRIKRISSRNYWRPKDEVDKELKLPTFIDIIGLDPQLSTSEDDRTINSQILNLVINGQLPENADLLDLGKKLKEGKLVIESTDAKTSPVDAIIAVVSAENLNGAIPHTLIDEIYMEANMRKKQIPVFAVVTKIDKCDLTQQNLERKKNELCEAINITPDKLLLCSNYQPDPEQDIEKDIDILKFLIKVCSPHLQAVELEKIECEAPPPIPALATLYNTILDDRYTYIRVQALKVAVAVLVVAFFLSLIMNLWNKMKSYTAS; this is encoded by the exons ATGG ATATTATACAGAgaatagaaaatttaaaaatggaagATGAGGCCTGGGAGCTTCTCAAAAGTAATCTACGTGACCTCGAAGAACCAAAAAACGTGCTGCTAGTGGGGAGTTTTGGTGCAGGGAAATCCTCATTCATAAACACCGTTATAACAGCATTAACGGGGAAGTACGACTATTATGCTGACGTAGGAAGTGGCAGTAGGCACAGCACTACTAGAATTAAGAG GATATCGAGTAGAAACTACTGGCGCCCTAAAGACGAGGTTGACAAAGAACTGAAACTCCCAACGTTCATCGACATCATCGGATTGGACCCTCAACTGTCGACATCAGAGGATGATCGCACGATCAACAGTCAGATACTGAACCTGGTCATTAACGGACAACTTCCAGAGAACGCCGACCTGCTGGATCTAGGCAAGAAACTGAAGGAGGGAAAACTAGTAATAGAAAGCACGGATGCCAAGACGTCTCCTGTAGACGCCATCATTGCTGTAGTATCGGCAGAAAATCTAAATGGAGCCATTCCTCATACTCTAATTGACGAAATTTATATGGAAGCGAACATGAGAAAGAAAC AGATACCTGTGTTTGCTGTTGTCACTAAGATTGATAAGTGTGACTTAACACAGCAGAATCTAGAACGAAAAAAGAATGAGCTTTGTGAAGCAATAAACATTACACCAGACAAACTTCTATTGTGTAGTAATTACCAACCTGATCCAGAACAAGATATTGAGAAAGATATTGATATCTTAAAGTTTTTGATCAAG gtttGCAGCCCTCATCTCCAGGCCGTCGAACTAGAGAAGATAGAATGCGAAGCACCGCCACCAATACCGGCGCTTGCCACTTTGTACAATACCATTTTAGATGACAGATACACCTATATCAGAGTCCAAGCTCTGAAGGTGGCAGTTGCTGTTCTTGTGGTTGCATTCTTTCTTAGCCTCATCATGAATCTTTGGAACAAAATGAAGAGTTACACTGCGTCGTAA